The nucleotide sequence GACCAGCGCATGCAGGAACGCATCGAAATTGGGCGCGAGGCCGAGATAGGCAGCGAGCCGCGCGAGCCTGCCTTCCACCGCCGATTTATTGGAGATCAGCACATAGGGCATGAACACCGCATTGGTCATGCCGTGGTGCGTGTCATAGAGCGCGCCGACCGGATGGCTCAGCGCATGAATGCCCCCGAGCCCCTTCTGGAACGCCGTTGCGCCCATCGCCGCCGCACTCATCATGTGTCCCCGCGCCACGATATCATTGGGGTTGGCGACGACCTTGGGCAGGTTTTCGAACACAAGCCTTATGCCCTCCACCGCGATACCATCGGCCATCGGGTGATAGCCGGGCGCGCAATAGGCTTCGAGACAATGGGCCAGCGCGTCCATGCCCGTCCCCACGGTGATAAACGGGGGCATGCCGATGGTCAGTTCGGGATCGGCGATGACGATCTTCGGCATCATCAGGGGGTGAAAGATCACCTTCTTGGTCTGGCTGCGCTCGTCGGTGATCACCCCGGCCCTGCCCACTTCCGAGCCGGTCCCGGCCGTTGTCGGCACGGCTATGGTGGGCAGGATCCCCGCCGGATCGGCACGGGTCCACCAGTCGCCGACATCCTCAAAATCCCACATCGGCCGGGTCTGCCCGGCCATGAAGGCAATCACCTTGCCGGTATCGAGCCCTGAGCCCCCGCCAAAGGCGATGACCCCGTCATGCCCGCCGGCCCGCAGCACCTCGATGCCCGCCTCGACATTGGCCGCGACCGGATTGGGTTTGACTTCGGAAAAGAGGCCGACGTCGATCCCCCGCTCCTTGAGCATGCCGAGCACGGAGAGGGTCACCGGCAGGGTCGCCAGCCCGGCATCGGTGACGAGGAGTGGCTTTTTTATGCCCACGGCGGCCAGCGCCTCGGGGAGTTCGGCAATGCGCCCGGCGCCAAAGCGCATGGCGGTCGGATAATTCCAATTGGCATTGGTCATAATAGCCTCCTCACCCTCACTATCTTCACCGTCCTTGCCGGGCGCGCCCGGCAATCCAACCCGCTCTGCATGGACCACCGGGCCCGCCCGGCAGCAACGATGACACGGAAAACGCCTTACACCCGCCGCAGATGAAAACTCTTGGGCTGGGTCAGATTGTGGTAGCCAATCTCGCTCAGCGCCCCGCCTTTGCCGGTGTCCTTCACACCAGTCCAAACGAGGGCGGGGTCGAGATAGTCGCATCGATTGGCAAAAACCGTCCCGGTTTCGACATGGGCGCCAATCCTTCCGGCTGCGTCGAGATCCGCCGTCCAGATCGAGGCCGTCAATCCATAGGGGCTGTCGTTCATCAGCCCGATCGCCTCCTCGTCGTCGGCCACCTTCATGATCCCGACCACCGGCCCGAAACTCTCCTCGCGCATGAGACTCATCTGGTGGTTCACGCCTGTCAGGACTTCGGGGGCCAGCCAGGGCGAGCCGGGCTTGTCGCGTTCATGGGCCCAGTTGAGATGACGCCCCGCTCCGCTGCGCACGGCTTCCTCGGTCTGGCGCCGCACATGGTCGGCAAAGCTGGCGCGCGCCATCGGCCCGATCACAGTC is from Devosia sp. SD17-2 and encodes:
- a CDS encoding iron-containing alcohol dehydrogenase; translated protein: MTNANWNYPTAMRFGAGRIAELPEALAAVGIKKPLLVTDAGLATLPVTLSVLGMLKERGIDVGLFSEVKPNPVAANVEAGIEVLRAGGHDGVIAFGGGSGLDTGKVIAFMAGQTRPMWDFEDVGDWWTRADPAGILPTIAVPTTAGTGSEVGRAGVITDERSQTKKVIFHPLMMPKIVIADPELTIGMPPFITVGTGMDALAHCLEAYCAPGYHPMADGIAVEGIRLVFENLPKVVANPNDIVARGHMMSAAAMGATAFQKGLGGIHALSHPVGALYDTHHGMTNAVFMPYVLISNKSAVEGRLARLAAYLGLAPNFDAFLHALVGLRLRLGVPHTLKDFGVNGDRREQIADMAVVDPTAGGNPIELTRDRALEIFDRALTGRSSR